TGGTCGTATCCAACTGGTATTTATTCCTTCGGGAAACAACGCTTTATCTGGCGGCGGACAAAGATTTTGTACGATATCGCTGTTCACCAATGTATTCAGGTCGCCTCCTATGATCACTACCCGCCAGGGTGTAATGATGGTGCCGGCAATGGCTGCAGGTTGTTGTAACCGTAAAGTGTCTTCTGGGGAATAGCGCAGGCGATAAGGATAGGAGGCCCGTTGGTGTTGTGGCAACCGTATTTGCAATCCATTGTTTCCATTTGCCTGTAAAGCCATCCCCGCATAATTCACCAGGTTGGCTTCAGTAATGGAGGCATATACTCCTTGTGGTAATTTATAAGTAGCCGGCGGCGCCACCCACTCCCCTGCCTGCACCTGGCTGATCTCTTTTTTTACATGCACCCCTTCGTAATGCATGGTCAGGTCATGGTACCACAACATGCTTCCGGCTGGAATATTGAATACGGTTGCTTCATCCGGAATGCGAACGGTATTGGTCCCCGCCGGTAATATTGTTCTCAAGGCCACTCCATCATTAAATACCCGCACCTCCAATGTATCCACCATTTTTTGATCCTGTAACAACACCTTTATTCCCGAACAATGATTTATTGCAGTGGCATGCGCGCCCAGCAAGGGATAATGCTCGTTGAGCTGATAGCGGAGACCGGCGGACGTTTTCATTTTCCCCTGTAGAACCATATCGTTCAGCAACATCACCATTTCAGAGTTTTCTACGATCGGAATATTTTTATAGATAACCGCAAAATGCAATTGATTATTTTGTTGAAAGAGCTTGCACTGTATTTGCCGATCTGGACTTGTGATTAACACCGTATCAGCAGGCAATGCGCTTACTTCAGAAATTGCAAGTAAAAGGATAAGTCCAATAAATATTGTTCTTTTCATAACATCTTATTTGTTGCCTGCACGCGTTCCTAACGCCTTCAATAATTGTAGAATGGCGGGATCAATCATGCCATTGCGCTGCACAGGGGTATCCCAGGTGATAGCGCCTTCAGCCTGTATTACCTGGTTGCTGAAACCAATAACCTGGTCGCTCGTAAAGCGTGGATCGCCCATCCCCCATGTTCTTCCCAGAAAGCTTAATACATGAATTTGTTTTCCATCAACCTTACCCTCATAAGAACGTTTTATGGAAATATATTCCGGTTTATCTACTTCACCCGCAGTATAATCTTCATAGGGTGTAAGAGAAAGCGTTCGGTATACTACACCCGGATTAAATGCTACAATGCTTTCTGAATTGCCGGCACGGGCAGCCGCTGCAAAGCTGGCAAAATTGGGCGCCTGCTCATTTCTATACATGATATTGGGCCAGTAACAACCATCGAACCACCAGCCATCAACTTTATTTCCCCAACGTTGCGACCATTCCCTGATAATGGCTTCCCAGTTATGCTGAAATTCAAAGTTCTGATGCGGGCCATTTTCAAACTTTAAGGCTTTTCTTGCTGCAGAATCCCCTACCGGCGCACCTGATGGCAGGTATACAATAAGCTTTATACCTTGCTTTTTTAAAGCGGCTGACAGATCGGTTATTAAATCGCGTTGGGAACATTTACCCCTGTTGTCAGTGAGGCGTTCATAAGTTTTATTGGGTGTACAATAGAATCCCGAGTTTTGCCCAATGGTAAAGATCAAATACCCGGCGCCAGTCTCTTTGACCTGCTTCGCCAATCCTTCCACATCAAATTGATTGATCATCTCATTCCATACAGCAGGGGTTGTAGTGATACTGTCTGTTCGTGAACGCCAGTCGGCCAGGTAATGCACCATAATGCCCCAGCGGGCCTTTTTCATCCAGGCAGCCCGTTCCTGCGCAGTGGTAATAAGGCAGGAGCATACTATTACAATGAGGATAGAAAGTTTAATGAGGTTCACGTGGCAGGAATTTAAAACCTGTCAGGCTTTTGCCTGACAGGTAAAGTATATTATCGTAACAATGCTGTAGCACACCATAACACCGGGGCCTGACCGTGCAGGTCGCCGATATTACGTTTGCGGTCGATATAGTATTGACGATCGTTCTTTTTATTGGTGCCTTCACACACTTCGCGTACATCGTTATTACTATCGATGTAAGTGATCAGCGCCAGCCAGCCTTTGCGGGCGGTAGGTCCGTAGGTAGCGGCATCGAGCCAGCCATTCTTGACACCGGTGATCATGGCAAAGGTGAACATACCGGTGCAGGAAGTTTCGGGCCATGCTTCAGGATCATCGATCAACTGCCGCCACATGCCGCTTTCTGCCTGGTATTTCAACAGGGAGGCCATCATGCTTTTGTAGCCCTTCATTATCCGTTCGCGGTATTGGCTGTCTTTGGGTAATGAACGCAGCACCTCGGCCATTCCGGCTGCCATCCAACCATCGCCGCGGCCCCAGAAATAAGGCACATCGGGTGCATGGTAAAACAGGCCGTTGGGCTTTTGCAATGAATCCAGATACAGTACCATTTCCTTCGCCGCCCTTTCAATGTATTTTTTATCATTGGTAGCGCGGTAAGCCTGTGATTGTACCGCAGTGATCATAAACATATCATCGATCCACATGCGGGTTTGCCAGGAGTAGCCTCTGTTTAAAAAGTCCTGCGATTCAGGTTTTACATGCGGCCCTTCCGGGTTTTCCCATTGTTTATCGGCAAAACGCTTTCCAATTTCAAGATAGCGGTTGTCTTTTGTTTGCATATACAATTCAAACGGTACTGCGCCGAATACAGTGGCATCTACATGCACTGGTTTAGGGATCAGGGTATCCTGTGCCCCAAACATCGGATCAAACCGTTGCACCAGTTTTTGCACCAGTTCTTTATCACCCGATTGTTTGGCAAAGGTGAGTGCGCCATACCAGGTACAGGTTTCGGGATAAGTAATTGTTTTGGGTGGTGTGGTGCGGCCAAAATTAGTATGCGGAGTAACTACAAAATGCTCCGCTACTTTTTTACCAACTTCCTGTGGCGAAGTTCCTGCAGGCCATTTTGAAAAATCAGCCATCGCCTTTTTTGATTGTGCTTCACAGATTACTGGCTGCAATTGTGCAATTCCCAGCGCCAATGCCAGGCATTGAATCGTTTGTTTCATGTACACGGGTGTTTTTAATATTACAATTCCTCTATTTCAATTTTACGATAATAGATCTCGGCTCCTTCTGATTGTACCAGGATCCTTCCAGTGTGCAAGCTGGCGTCAGTGCCTTCATTTACCACCACACCGTTCATAATGTGCGTGCATTTCCCATTTTTAAAAATGATCTCCAGCCGGTTCCATTCACCAGTAGGTTTTTCATTATCTTTTTTCTTGGCAACCCGGGTATTTTTGGTAGCCTGGGTTTGGGTGCCTTCTATTATTAATGTAACACTATCAATTAACCAGAAATCGCCGCAATCTCCTTCCTGGATCTGGCATTCAATAGCCCTGGGCCATACCCTGTCACTATCCGCCACGCAATATAAAATTCCATTATCACGCACCCGGTTTTCCCTGGGCGGGTATTTTCTTTCACCCCACTTAAACTCAGCCACTAAATGAAAATCGTTGAACTTTTTATTGGTGACAATATACCCGAACTCCTTCCCCGTGACATGCAGCAAGCCGTCTTTAACAGAAAATACACCTGCAGAGTCATTATTTTTCCCTTCGCTTTTCAAAAACGAATACCAGCCGGTAAGGTCCTTTCCATTGAATAAAGGCTTCATTTGCTGTGCGTAGGTGTCACAGACAAGCAGTATGCCCAATATAACAAACAGCTTCTTCATATAAGATCTAATTCCATAAGGGAAAATACAAACTATTATTATACGGATCGCCTGTTGTGGTAGCATCTATTTGCGCCTGGGGTATGGGACGCAACACATGTTTCTCAATGATGTTGGCTGCTGCTTCTTTATTATGCATGCGTACCCGTTGTAATAATTTACCGGTACGCACCAGGTCCCACCAGCGTACATTTTCACCACACAGCTCGCGGGTGCGCTCATCCAATATAAAGTCCTGCGATAAGTCAGACGCAGTTATATCCATGGCCGTTGCATTGCCGGTTGGATACGCCGCTCTTTCCCGTACGGCATTGATGTACTTTACAGCATCCGGCATATTGCCCAGCATATAGGCGGCTTCAGCTGCCACCAGGTAAGTTTCAGCCAGCCGGAATGCGATCACCGGCCGTACGGATGGTGAATTCAGATCGGCTCTCTTTGTATCGAAATATTTCATCATGGTAGCGGAAAGCGTATTGTCATACTTACGGGGAGGAACCAACAGGTAAGGCGTAGCGGCGATCTTTGCATCACTGGCATCTACGCCCGGCATATAAATAGCCGTATCACCCAATTTAAATTTTGGTTGTCCCGATACCGCTCCTGCCGGCGCGCCGGCGGGTAAGGGATTTGGCCAAACCGGATACCCTTTGGGATCGGGATTGTTGGCATACCATACGGTTTGAAAGGTTTTGCTGTAACGGGTATCATTCACTCTTTCTTTAAATGCCGTATCGGTTAACCAACGGGTAGGAATACAACGGATATACGGACGGCCATACGGCGTACTGCGGATCATGCCTGGTCTTTTTTCATACTGCCCCACCCACATATGGTTCAACACATTGTCGGCGCTGTATGTACTGATGCCGCTGCTCGAGCTTATACCACTGTTATTAGGGCCATTATATGCCAGGTTCGCTGTGTGTTGTACAGTCCATAATACCTCTTCATTGTCTTCATTTCCTTCGGCAAACACTTTATTAAAATCGGGTAATAAATTCAATCCCAACGTTGCCTTGTTATTGATAATATCAACTGCGGTGTTATAGGCATTCTGATAATCATCGGCCTTTTTTGCAGCGGACCCCGCACGGGTAAGGTATACCTTCGCCAGCACATGTTTCGCGGCTGCGGCTGTAGCTTTACCTGATAAAACCCCATTGCTTTTGGGGCTGGCAGGCAATACAGCGGCAGCATCTTTCAGGTCCTGGATAATGGCATCATACACACTTGCCATAGGATCGCGGCTGGCCGATGTAGTTGCTACTGATTGAAAATGCAAGGTCAACGTAACATCAGCCCAAAACTGCACGAGTATAAAATAATAATTGGCCCGCAGGAATTTGGCTTCTGCCACGATGTTGTTTTTTGTGGCTGCCGGCATATCTACCTTATCGGCATAGTCAATAACCCCGTTACAGGTATTGATGAAAACATAGGCCGCTTTCCACAGGGTGGTAATGGTGCCATGCGTTGATGTGTAGCTGTACAGGTTTATATCGCTGTTGCCATCCACCCCACGCTGAAATTCATCGGTGCCTATTACAGTGGCGGTAAACAATTCCTGCGCGCCCCAGAAGTTGCGCATGCCTGCATAAGCGGCATCCAGGCCGGCCTGTAAACCCTGGCTGGTTTGAAAGAATGCCGGCACCAATATCGAATTTGGTTCTTCATTTAATTTTTTATTGCAGCCGCTCATGGCGATCAGGAGCCCACTGCAGAAAAGAAATATCTTTTTCATACATCTTGTTTTGGGTAGTGAAAATTAAAACGACATATTAATACCAAAAATCAGCGACCAGGTAGGCGGGGTATCTACACCCACTGTTCCTGAGCCCTCAGGATCTATACCTCCTGCCCGGCGGTATGGCGAAAACAGAATGAACGGATCTGCAGCGGTTGCATATACCCGGAAATTCTTTGCGCCTATGCGTTTTACCAATGACTGGTCCAGGTTATAACCAAGACTGATGCTTCTGATCTTTAGAAATGAGCCGTCGAAATAACTCATCACCGAACGATTCAAGGGATTGGTAGCTGCGGAATTTGGCTTGGGGTTCCACGGTTCGTGGTTATCGGGTGTCCAGTAATGTGTTTTTATATTGTTATAAGTTCCCTGGTAGGTGTTTACAAATCCACCGCCATACAAACTGCTGTTCATGGTATAACCCCACCGTGCAAATGCTACCACAGTTAAATCAAAACCGCGGTAACCAAAACGCTGGGTAGTACCACCTTCCCACTTAGGCTGACTTGTTCCTACAATAATGCGGTCGTAAGTAGCATCGATCTTTGAATCGGGTTTTCCATCGGGACCACTCACATCTGCCACGCGAATGGTTCCAATAACAGATGAGGTACCAGACACCGACAAGCCCAGCGCTTTTGCCGCCGCAGTATCTTCCGCCGTGTTCTGCCAAATACCCTGCCGTTTGTAATCATAGTATACATCCAGCGGCTGTCCAACAAACCAGCCATTGGCAACATCTTTTGTTGTCCCTCCTGCCAGCTGGGTTATTTTACCCCGGTTCATAAAGAAGTTGAAATCACTCGTCCAGCTGAAATTATTACGGGTTTGGGCCTGAATGTTGGTAGTGCTGATGTGCACTTCAATACCCTTGTTCTCAGTTTTACCTACGTTGGTAACAATAGGATTGGGTATGCCCGAGGTGGGCGTTAATGTTTGCGGCAACAACAGTTTGTTGGTATATGCTTTATATACTTCCACCGAACCGGTAATACGGTTTCCCAGCACCCCAAAGTCGATACCCAGGTTGGCTGTTTTTGTATATTCCCAGCTAAGTGTTCCGTTAATGGTAGAAGTAAGGTAAGCGCCGGTTACCATGTTGGAGCCGTAGTTATATACCAGTCCGGATAATTGTCCCAGCGTTTGATAAGCCTTGATCGACTGTTGCCCAACGCTTCCATAGCTGGCCCTTAATTTCAGGTTACTGATGGCAGGTATATTTTGCATAAAATTTTCCCGGCTTACATTCCAGGCAAATGCTGCCGAGGGGAAGGAATGCCATTTATTTCCTTCGGCCAAACGGGAGGAGCCATCGGCGCGAACGGTCAATGTCAATAAGTAACGATCGTTGAAACTATAGTTCACCCGGCCCATATAGGAAAGGATGTCTGCTTTGGATGAACTACCTGTTCCCTTCAGATTTGATCCGTAGGTTGGGTTGAAATAAGCGAGGTAATCGGCCAGGATGTTGGTATTATCGAACTGGTTCGATTTGGAGCTTACTTCCTGCAAGCTGTACAGGCCGGTAAAATTCAATTTATGTTTTTGCGCAATAGTAGCATCATAGATCAACAGGTTTTCCAGGGTATAGTTATTGGATACTTCATTCCGGTTTGAGGAGGCAGAACCGCCCTGGTTAACCCGGAAACTTGTTTTGTCCGAATAAAAATTTCCATACACATCCGATCTGATCTCAGCGCCGGCATTCAACCGGTACTTCAATCCTTTGAATAAATTCGCTTCCAGGTACAGCGTAGTGAATGTTCCCAGGCGTTTCCTGTTTTCTACAGCAGCGCCGGGGATCAGGTCGGCCAGTGGGTTCCAAACCTGATTGGCGCTTCCCGGCACATATGTATTTAAAATATTTCCTGCACTATCATATGGCGATGCCAACGGACTGGCGCGTAACGCCTGGGCCATGGGGTTAGCACTTTCTCCTTTACGTACCGAGTAGGTATTCAGGGAGTTCAATCCTACTTTAAATATTTTCCCTAACTGTTGATCGATGCTCAGTTTTACGGTTGCCCGCTCAAAACTTTGTCCGTAGTAAATACCGGTTTGGTTAAAGTAACCGCCTGAGATCGCATATTGCGTTTGATCGCTCCCACCGGAAACCCCTAACTGGTGATCGGTGATCCTGCCGGTTTTATAAATAAGGCTTTGCCAGTCGGTATTGCGGCCTGTTTTCAAACCCTCCACCTCTGCAGGATCAAACACGCCATTGGTGAGGAACTGCGGATCATCGAGCCCGCTGTATTTACCCGGATTACCAATAATGTTCGCCCATTTTTTCAGATCAGTAAACTCCGCGGCATTCATTATCGGAAACTCCTTTGTTAATTTGCTGGTGCCTGCATAGCCACTGTAAGTAAATACGGCTTTGGCGGTTTTGCCGCGTTTGGTAGTGATCAGAATTACCCCATTGGCGCCCCTTGAACCATAAATGGCGGTAGAGGAACCATCTTTTAAAATTTCAACCGAAGCCACATCATCCTGGTTCAGGTCGTTGATACTACCGTTGAACGGGATACCATCCACGACGATCAAGGGGTCGTTGCTGGCGCCTAACGACCTGGAGCCCCTGATTAAAATGTTTGGTGTAGCGCCTGGTTTGCTGTTGGCGCCGCTCCGCTGAATATCTATCCCCGCGCCTTGTCCCTGAATAGCAGTGGCCAGGTTGGAAGATGGAATGTCTTTTATTGATTGTTCGCTGATAGAAACAATTGAACCGGTAACATCCGATTTACGCCGGGTACCATACCCCACCACGATCACCTTATCCATTTCCAGTTTATCTGAGCTTAAGGAAACACTCAGGGCCAGCTGATCGGTGGTGCCTATTTTTATTTCTTTGTTTACATAACCCACCATGGTAATGGAAAGTGTGCTGTTCACCGGGGCAGTAATCTGAAAAACGCCATCTGCTTTTGTGGAGGAACCAATAGTAGTTCCTTTCACTACTACCGAAACGCCGGAGAGCGGTTCGCCGGTTTCATTCCTCACGGTTCCTTTTACGGTTACTGATTTTTCCTGTGCCTGCAGCATGACAGGCAGAAAGATGTAAAAGCATAACAGGCATACAGCAATGAATGCACTGTTTTTAAAAAAGGTATTGCCGTACCTTTTTTGGTGTCGCAAGTGTAGCATAGCAATCGTTTTGATTAATAGAATAGTTATTACCTTATCGGGTTAGGGTGTTCGTAATATTTTCAAGGTGAATGGTAGTTGGCGCTTTTGTTGTTTCGGAAATTTTGCGGCCATTGAGTTCAATATCCTGTCCATCTTCACAAATTAAAGCCGGCCGCTCATCCTTGTTAGCCAGGTTCAGGGTAATATTCACCAGCTTTAATCCTTTTACATGCCGGGCCCAGATGCCATATGCCGGCACCAACGGACCAAACGTTTTTACCTCGGGATATTTATCAATGGCTTCAGGCACCTGCTGTTGCGCATTCTCTGCAGTACCGCCGCCTGCCAGGCTGATCTCGATATTCTCCAGCGTAACATTGGTGATGTAATGGCCGGGTACACCAGTGATAAGAATGCCTGTGGGCGGTGTTAACTGGGAATTTGCAGCAGCGCTGGCTTTTACATTTTTAATGACAATGTTTTCCAGTGTTCCGGTGGGTTGCTGGCTATCTTTCCCTTTTCTGAATACGCTTAACCGCGATCCCAGGCGCAACAACATGGGCGTTTTTACATTTACCATGGTGATGTCTGAGATATTTACATTGCGCAAATGAGCGCCATCTACGGTTAATAGTTTTATCCCGCCGTTATTGGTGTCGTAGATATAGCAACCGGTGATGGTGATATTTTCAAACGGGGCCATTGACTCGGTGCCCATTTTTATAGCGCCCTGGTTGCTTTTTAATCGCATGCCGCTCACCACTATATTACTGCACGCCATGGTGCTTGCCGTGGTTTTAAAACACAGCGCATCATCCCCACTAACAATATCACAGTTTTTAATGCGTACATCCTGGCAACCATCTATATCAATGCCGTCATTGTGCGCCACGCCATGGCTTACAATTTTTACATTTTCAATAGTTATTTTTTTGCTTTGGAAATAATGCGAGGTCCAGGCGGCAGCATAATTGAGTGTGATGCCTTTTACGGTTACGTTTTCACACCGAACGATACGTACTAAAAACGGGCGCCGGCCCCAGCGTTGCGATTCCGGCCGGGTATCCGTAGTTATCTGTTGTTCTTTTAATTTGGCTCCCTGGCCGTCGATGGCGCCATCGCCTTCAATGCCAATGTTTTTTGCGTCAACCGCAACCAGCAATGCCCAGCCTACATCAACGCCCAGCCCATCGGTGAATGGATCTATGTTTTGATAATCGTTTATATCTGTACTGCCCAGTAAGCGTGCGTCCTTATCAAACTGCAGGGTAACCTGGTCTTTTAATACAATGGTGCCAGAAAGCCAGCTACCTGCCGGAAACACCACTTTACCACCCCCCTTTTGATGGCATTCATCTATTGCTTTTTGAATTGCAGCGGTATTAATTGTTTTGCCATCGGCCACCGCCCCATACCGGGTAATGTCAATTATAACCGGTGGTGCAGCCTGCACCCATATCATACTAATCAGAAACGCTATACCAATTACTGCTTTTTTCATATGATTTCTTCCTCATGCAACTAACAGATTATTGTAACAGCCGTTCTATATCCAACTCACTATTCATTCAACTATTTTGGCAGAAAAATTCCCGGGAACGATTGCGTAAATAATTGAGTGCTTAAATAAGCGGAGGCGGCACGACGGCCGCCTCCTTACTCTAACTAACTGTAAAGAAACATACTATTGCTGCGTAACTTTATCATGGTACCTGCCGGTACTCATAATTGGAATAAAATGTATCAATAGCATTAGGTGCTGGTTTGTACAGGGTCCTGAACTGAAGTGAACTTCCTTTTTTATAAACCGGCAACACGGTACTGTCGGCCGGCCCTTCGTTCTTTGAATAAAACTTTTGTTGCGCACCAAAGTTGTCGGTATATAATATTTCCTGGCCAATTACATCTGCGCCTACGCCATACCATTTAATAGTAGCCGTTTGCGCCGCATCGCTGTAAGCGCTGCTTTTTATTGCCCGGTTTACCAGTTGGGAAATATACCTGTCGCCATACACCGTTCCGATTACATCGTTTTTCACTGACCTGTGCCCCGCTTTATCGTAGGAATAAATATTGAAGGTGTACGTACCTTCTGCCAGTTTATTAAATGAAAAACGTACGGTATCCACATTGTCGGTTCGCTGCACCGCTTTTTCCGTTGAATCGGTTTGACCACCGGCGCTCCAGTATACTTTCACTTTGCTGATGCGCGGGTCTGAGGTCAGCAGCATTGACAAAGCCATCCGGTTGTTACCGGGATAAGCTGTTACAGAATCTACCTTTGCAATGTACACGACCTCGCCATCTTTAATAAAATCTTCATAGGTAGCATTCATCTTACTGCATGCAAACAGCCCGGCGCTGTAAACAACCAGCATGGCTATATAGATGCTATATTTCCTTACACGCATAATTATTTTTTGTTGAATGAACTGAATTACTTTTTCTGTCCCCATAACGACAACTCAAACAGGTGAAAAAATCCTGTATACCCATCGATGGAACCCCAGCTATCAATATTTTTCCATCCTATATAACGAACCGGTGGCATGCCGTTGGGGAATTCAAACTCCTGTCCGTCGGTAGCTACCTGGATGTCTTCGTTTGAGTTTTGTCCAACATCCCACCCCGAAGGTTTGGTCATTGTCCATTCGCCCAGTTTTACCCAGCCATTATTGGGATCAGTATTGTCGGGATTGCTATTGATGATCTTGGGATTATTGGTGCCCCAGATCTGCCAGTGATGCGGGTTGCCATGATTGAAAATAAAGGTGCCGGTACGTTGCCAGATCTCAAACCGGCTCAGCACAAATTTTGAGGCGCCGCTTTTATCCAGGTCAATCGGAATCCATAAGGGCAGATCATATTTCTCCTTGGTATGAAACATGCTGGTAATATTGCCATCGTATAAATTTTTCATAGGATAGCTACTGGAATAATCCACGGCGTTGGCCATTGGTATTCCTGAGTTGGGCAACGGCTGATGCTGTGGAATATAACTGGCAAATGTGGTACGCACGTCGTTGAACTTTGTTTTATCCAGCGCCTCTTCGTAAATAGGCGTGATCTTTACTTTCAGGGTATCGCTGTGGTTATCCCAGCGGTCACGAACATAAATGCCCCAGGTACGTTCAACCGGTGGAAATCCCCGGATGTTAAAGCTTCCCTGTTTCATACTGGTATAATTAAAATCAACATGCGCCCAGTCGCCTACCGAATCAATAACCAGCACTTCAAACACAATGTTTGCCGAGTCATTGTTCACATACTTTACATTAATACCTCCAAACGTAGAATCTGTTTTCAGGGACCTGTACACATTCAAAATGGGTGGCGCCAATGGTTTTACTTTCACTTCAACGGGTTGCGATACTACTTCACTGCGGCTTACCGCATACAAAGTCACCGTCCGTTCCTCGGTATCGCCAAACCCTTCTACCAGTAATTTCTTTTGGAACATGGAGGCTTTTACTTCTTTTTTCACCCCCTTCAGATCATACACAGCTTTTACGTACAAAAGGTTCTCATTATCGGGTAAAGTATAGGAGATCAGCGCCGCGCCGGCCAGGTTGGTTACTTTGGGGTTGCTGATGGCATCGGGTGCTGTGCCATCTGTTCCATACGGACTTCTGTCTTCTTTTTTACAGTTGCTGATGACAATCACCATTATCAAAAGCCAGCCTGTTATGATTAGTTTATTCGGTTTCATTGTATTTAATTTATGATCTTGGGAAAGGGTTTACCAGCCAGGGTTCTGTACCAGTTTTTTATTCCGCAAAATTTCATCCTGATCTATCGGCCAGAAATAATCGCGCAGCTTGAAGGTTTGTGACCATTGCACAATGGGTTTGTAATAAGCGGCAGGGTCCTGCTGCTCGGTGCTCCATCCTTTAATGGGTGCATTCAGTGTCACATGCGCTTCCCGCCATCTTCTCAGGTCCCAGAAGCGTTGTCCCTCAAATGCCAGTTCAATCAACCGTTCCTGGTGAATGATATCGCGCAGGCCTGATTTTGTGGTGTACCTGGTGGGTTGATTGGAGAAATTATCCCATGAATACGCAACCCCAGGCAAACCGGCCCTGTCCCTTACCGCATCTATCCACCTGAAGGTTTCGGCGCCAGGCCCGTTTACTTCATTCAACGCTTCGGCATATAACAAATACAAATCGCCTAACCTGATCTCGGGCCAGGGATAAGGCGTTTGATTACTGCCGGTAACATTTCCATCTGCCGCAGCCACCGTGCTCATATTGATCAGCTTTTTGATCCAGTAACCGGTAACGGAAAAATTACTCACCCCCTGGCGGGCGGCAAACTCAGCCCGTCTTGCTTTTACAAACAACATGTTGCTGACTGAGTAATTGTTTATCCAATTGCCAAACCAAATACCCCGGTCAAAAGCCAGATCGGCATAAAAACGGGGTTCCCGGTCAAAGTGCAGTTTTACTGTTTGTTCGTTCTTCTTGATGTAAAATGTATCGGCGGGCGTAGCGGTCTTTAATTGAAAACGGCCGGCATAATCCCAGGTTTTATCTTCAGTAATGGGAACACCGTTCTTTGTATAAAACAGTTCGGCCATTTTTATGGGCGGGGCCAGAATTCCCTTCGGACCACTACTGCTCACTG
The Niastella koreensis GR20-10 genome window above contains:
- a CDS encoding DUF4959 domain-containing protein translates to MKPNKLIITGWLLIMVIVISNCKKEDRSPYGTDGTAPDAISNPKVTNLAGAALISYTLPDNENLLYVKAVYDLKGVKKEVKASMFQKKLLVEGFGDTEERTVTLYAVSRSEVVSQPVEVKVKPLAPPILNVYRSLKTDSTFGGINVKYVNNDSANIVFEVLVIDSVGDWAHVDFNYTSMKQGSFNIRGFPPVERTWGIYVRDRWDNHSDTLKVKITPIYEEALDKTKFNDVRTTFASYIPQHQPLPNSGIPMANAVDYSSSYPMKNLYDGNITSMFHTKEKYDLPLWIPIDLDKSGASKFVLSRFEIWQRTGTFIFNHGNPHHWQIWGTNNPKIINSNPDNTDPNNGWVKLGEWTMTKPSGWDVGQNSNEDIQVATDGQEFEFPNGMPPVRYIGWKNIDSWGSIDGYTGFFHLFELSLWGQKK
- a CDS encoding glycoside hydrolase family 28 protein, giving the protein MKKAVIGIAFLISMIWVQAAPPVIIDITRYGAVADGKTINTAAIQKAIDECHQKGGGKVVFPAGSWLSGTIVLKDQVTLQFDKDARLLGSTDINDYQNIDPFTDGLGVDVGWALLVAVDAKNIGIEGDGAIDGQGAKLKEQQITTDTRPESQRWGRRPFLVRIVRCENVTVKGITLNYAAAWTSHYFQSKKITIENVKIVSHGVAHNDGIDIDGCQDVRIKNCDIVSGDDALCFKTTASTMACSNIVVSGMRLKSNQGAIKMGTESMAPFENITITGCYIYDTNNGGIKLLTVDGAHLRNVNISDITMVNVKTPMLLRLGSRLSVFRKGKDSQQPTGTLENIVIKNVKASAAANSQLTPPTGILITGVPGHYITNVTLENIEISLAGGGTAENAQQQVPEAIDKYPEVKTFGPLVPAYGIWARHVKGLKLVNITLNLANKDERPALICEDGQDIELNGRKISETTKAPTTIHLENITNTLTR
- a CDS encoding DUF4998 domain-containing protein yields the protein MRVRKYSIYIAMLVVYSAGLFACSKMNATYEDFIKDGEVVYIAKVDSVTAYPGNNRMALSMLLTSDPRISKVKVYWSAGGQTDSTEKAVQRTDNVDTVRFSFNKLAEGTYTFNIYSYDKAGHRSVKNDVIGTVYGDRYISQLVNRAIKSSAYSDAAQTATIKWYGVGADVIGQEILYTDNFGAQQKFYSKNEGPADSTVLPVYKKGSSLQFRTLYKPAPNAIDTFYSNYEYRQVP